The sequence below is a genomic window from Streptomyces sp. NBC_00582.
CGCGGTGGCCAACGCCCGGGACCGGGGCGAGCCCCTGCCCGCCCCGGCCGAGACCCGGCCGGGCACGCCGGGCGCCTTCGCCGACCCCTTCCCCGGTCCCTTCCCCGATGCGTCCACCGACGGCTTCACCGACGCCTTCCCGCCGGACGACGCCCCGTGGGACGCCTCGGACCCCGGTGAGTACGCGTCCCCGCACGACTTCGGCTCCCCGGGCGCAGGCGGCCCCCGAGGCGGCGGCACCGCCGCCCCCTACGGCACTGGATCCCCGTACGGCTCGACGTCCCCGTACGGCTCGTCCCCCTACAAATCGGGGGATCCCTACGCCCCCGGCCGGGCCCGCGGATCCGGCCCGGGCGGCGGCCCCGCCCACCGCCACAGCCGTACGACGCCCCGCTCACGTGACGCCTCCCGCGCGGTCGTCCTCGCCGCCGCCGACCCGGCGAACGCGTATGGTGCCGCGCTGGCGTGGCCGGAGCCCCCGACGGGCGCCGGGCACAAGCCGGGGCGCAAGGCGGGTTCCCTGGTCGTGCTCGTCGAGGGCGAGCTGACGCTCTACATGGAGCGCGGCGGGAAGACCCTGCTGGCCTGGCCGTCCGCCCCGGACGCCGCGGGCGCCCCCACCGACGACCCCCGCCTGCGGGCGGCGGCGGAGGCCCTCGCCCTGGCCGCCCGTGCAGGCTCGCTCGGCACGGTCACGGTGGAGCGGATCAACGGCGCCGCGGCACTGACCTCCCCCATAGGCGTGCTGCTGGAGGGGGCGGGCTTCGTCGCGACCCCCAGGGGTCTGCGGCTGCGCGCATGACGACCCAGGATCACGACCGGGCCGCCCCATGCCACCCTTGACCCATGCCCGAAGGTGACACGGTCTGGCAGACGGCGAAGCGGCTGCACGGCGCTCTCGCGGGCAAGGTGCTGACCTCGAGCGACTTCCGGGTGCCGAAATACGCCACGGTGGACCTCACCGGCCGACGCGTGCTGAACACGATCCCGCGCGGCAAGCACCTGCTCACCCGGGTCGAGGGCGGACTGACCCTGCACACCCATCTGCGCATGGAGGGCTCCTGGAAGGTCTACGGCGACGGCGAACGCTGGAAGGGCGGCCCGGCCCACCAGATCCGGGTGATCCTCGGCACCGAGGACCGCACCGCGGTCGGCTACCGGCTCCAGGTCATGGAACTCATGCGCACCGCCGAGGAGGAGCGCGTGGTCCGCCATCTCGGCCCCGATCTCCTCGGCCCGGACTGGAACCCCGAACTCGCGCTGACGAACCTCCTCGCCGATCCCACGCGCCCCCTGGGCGAGGCCCTTCTGGACCAGCGCAATCTCGCCGGCATCGGCAACGTCTACAAGAGCGAGCTCTGTTTCCTGCTCGGCGTCACCCCCTGGCTCCCCGTCGGCGCGCTCCCCGCCGACCGCACCGCCAAACTGCCCGGCCTCGCGCAGAAGCTGCTGGAGGTGAACCGCGACCGCGTGGTCCGCCAGACCACGGGCCTGCGCCACCAGGACCTCTTCGTCTACGGCCGTGCGCCCCGCCCCTGTCTGCGCTGCCACACGTCGATCCGGGTGGCCGACCAGGGCGACGGCTCGCAGGAACGCCCCACCTACTGGTGCCCGTCGTGCCAGCAGGGCCCCGCCCCGGCGCCGGGTTCCCCGCAGCGCTGGCGCGAGCGCTATCGCCGTACGACTAATTGACGGACCGTCAGAAACACTCGTACCGTCCCCTCATGGCCGTGAAGGCGTACGACCTCACCGGACGCACCGCGTTCGTCACCGGCGCCGCGAGCGGGATCGGCCGCGCCTGCGCCGTCCTGCTCGCCCTCGCCGGCGCCACCGTGCACGGCGCGGACCGCGACGCGCAGGGCCTGCACGAGACGGCGACGCTGATCGAGGACCAGGGCGGCACATCCCATACCCACCACCTGGACGTCACCGACCGTGGGCAGGTCCGCCGGGCCGTGGAGTCCTGCGAGCGCCTCGACGTGATGGCCGCCGTCGCCGGGATCATGCACAGCAGCCCCGTCCTGGAGACCCGCGACGAGGACCTCGACCGGGTGCTGGACGTCAACTTCAAGGGGGTGCTGTACGCCTGCCAGGAGGCCGCCCGGCTGATGCTCGCGCAGGGTACCGGCGGCAGCATCGTCACCATGGCCTCGGGCGCCGTGGACACCGGCGGCCCCGGTCTGCTCTGCTACGGCGTCGCCAAGGCGGCCGTGGTCCAGCTGACGAAGACCCTGGCGACCGAGGTCGGCCGTCATGGCATCCGGGTCAACGCCGTCGCCCCCGGCTGGATCCGCACCCCCATGACCGATCGCCACGACCCCGGCGCACAGGCGCACACCGAGGCGCTCATGGCCCGTATGTCGCCGCTGGGCCGCGTCGGCGCGCCGGAGGACATCGCTCACGCGGTCCTTCACCTGGCATCCGACGCGTCCGCCTTCACCACGGGCCAGATCCTCCGCCCGAACGGCGGAGTGGCCATGCCCTGGTGACCCTCTCCCCAAGCCCCCACCCTCGCCCCCGGCGGCCCCGGCCACCTCACCGGGCTCGACAGCCCGGGCCTCAGCGGGCCCGACACCCCCGGCGCCACCAGGCCCCGCAGCCCCGTCCTTCCCAAAACCGGCGGCTCCCGCCTTCCCGAACCGACCGCACCGGCCTTCCCCGACCCGCGGCCTCCCCGTACCCAGCCGCACCGGCCCTCCCAGACCCGGCCTAACCGGCCAGACCCGACCCCACCGGCCAGACCCGACCCCACCGGCCAGACCCGACCGCACCGGCCTCCCCAGCCCTGGCCTACCCGGAACCGGCCGCCCCTGCCTCCCCGGACCCGGCTTCCGCGCCCTCCCCCGACCCGGCGGCCTCCGCTCCCTCGCCCTCAGGCCCCGCCCGCAGCGCCGCCCCGGGCCCCCACCAGGCCGCCCGCCACCGCCCCGCCGCGATCGCCCCCACGGCCCGCCCCTTGGCCACGCAGTGCACCGGCAGCAGGCTCAGCCCCCAGCCGCCGGCGGCGACCGCACCCTCCAGAGCGCCGGCGCCCGGTGCCAGGGCGAGCCTGACCACGGCCCACCACCACACGGCACCGAGCCCGACCAGCGCCCCCCGGCGCACCACGCGGTCCGCCACGGCCCTTCCGCCCCGGGTCAGACGTTCTCCGCCTGGAACATCCAGTGGTGAACTCCTAGATCATGGATTGACCTGGACAAGAGCACGCTCCCGGGAGACGGGTTCCGGATTCCTTCCGGTCGGCTGGGAAATCTCCCCGCCGCTTCCGTCAGTCTCGCCCGGCTCCGCCCACGCCGCATCCAGGACGGACCGCGTCTGCTCCTCCGCCTCGGCGAAGAGGTGCGCGTAGATCCGCATGGTGAACGCCACGTCCGTGTGCCCGAGCCGTCGGGAGACGACCTTCGGGTTCTCGCCTCCGGCGATCAGCACGGAGGCGTAGTGGTGGCGCAGGTCGTGCCATCGGTAGCGCCTGGCCTTCGCCTTGGTGCACATGGCTTTGAAGGCCCAGTCCAGCGTGGACTCACCGATCGGCGTGCCGCCCGGCATGGTGAAGACCAGGCCTGCCCACTCGCCCTGCGCCGGGGGCGGGTACTTCGAGAGGTACCAGGCGAGGAGATCGATCGCGGCCTTGTTCAGCGGCAGCGTGCGGCGGCCGGCCCCGGTCTTCAGCTTGTCGAGGTAATAGCCCTTGCCCGGCTCGTACACCAGCTGCTGGTGGACGTCGAGGGCCTGGTTCAGCAGGCGCAGATTGTCGACGCGCAGACCGCGGATCTCGCCCGAGCGCATGCCCGTGAGGGCGTCGAGCTGGGCCATCACCGCCCACCTGTCCCGGTGGGCCTCCTTGATGATGAGCCGGACCGTGCTCACGTCCGGCGGGTCGATGTGGGGTTCGACCAGGGTGGGGGCCTTGATGCCGTCGAAGGGCGAGACGGGGATCATGCGGTCGATGACGGCCATCCGGAACACCGAGCGCACCAGGCGGGAGACACGGTTGGGGGTGGCTCCGCCGAGCTCGTACTTGCTGGTGAGCAGGTTCTGCCAGGCGCCGGCCTCACTCGGGCGGATGGAACGGACCTCACGCCCTGCCCACTCGGGGATCAGGTAGCGGTTCATCACGCCGCGGTACTCGCGCTTGGTGCGCTCGATCGTGTTGGTCGCCGGGAGCCAGATGTCGAACACGACTTGTTCGATCTTCGTCTTGCCTCGGTCGGGATCGATCCACGATCCGTCGAGCTTCGAGGCCTCCTGCTTCGTGATCTCTTTCTCGGCCTCGGGCTTGGTGCGGTGCAGCGATGTCCGCTCGGCGCCGTCCGGGCCGTTGTAGCGGGCCTGCCAGCGCTTGCCCTTGCCGTGTGCCTTGGCGGCGACCTTGCCCTTGTGCTCGCCGCACTCAGCGGCGCCCTTGGGCGGAGTTGACAGGTGCCACCGGTCAACGACGTACCCCATTGACCACCTCCCTGATGGTGCGTTCGTCGACCCCGAGATCGGCGAGCACGGCAGCCGCCTGCTCTCGGATCTCGGGGTCCTCTCTGGCGCGTGCGTTGACGACAGCGACCGGAGTGCCGTCGATCACCGCCGTAAAGGCGGCGATGCGGGACGACTCAAGATCAGCAACGGTGATGGCAACGGAACGTTTGAGCACAGGCTGTACGCCTCCCCCTGGCGGAACGTGACCGTCCGAGTCAGAGAAGAGTAAACCTGTTACGTCTCGTTGCTAAGCGTTTCGTCGCAAAACGTTCAGTAACGTTCAGCTCGACTCACGCAGTAAACCGCGACGACGCAGGTCGTCGAGTGCGATCTTGGTCGCCTTGCGGATCTCGGCCGACGTCACGTTGTCCAATGCCCGGACCATGGCGTTGGAGATGACGGCCTCCACCTGGTCGTCGGTGACTTCGACTCGGACGTCCTGCCAGCCGCCCGGCGGTTCGGCGCCCGCGAGCACCGCATCGACCGCACCTGACGGCCAGCCCAGCGCTTTCGCGATGGGTGCGAGCGTGTAGGGCATGCGCCTCTTGGGCACGCGGCCCGCCTCCGCATCCTGAACGCTCTTCGTCGAGACGCCTGCCCGCTGAGCGAGCTCGTCCTGGGTCAGCCCTTGTCTCTCCCTCGCCGCGCGTAGCGCCCGTCCTAGACGCCCCCACGCATCAGGGTCCTGGGTCATGGTCATCACGAAGCGCCCCTTCGTGTTCCGTGCCAGTCAACGACCGGCAACAACAGGCAACAGGGTAGAGCGACCAGACCCCTGCCGACATGCAAGAACGCGTCAACTCGACATACCGAACACTTGTCTCGCATCAACTCCGCTCAATGCGTTGCATCGATGCGCTTCGTTGCGTATCGTCACGGCATGCAGGTTGATGGTCCGAGAATCCGCCGACGGCGAGAACGCAACGGTCAAGGCCTCCGTGCCTTCGCATCCGCCGTCGGTGTCTCCCCCAGCCATCTGTCCCGGATCGAACGCGGTGAGCGCGCCCCGCAACCCGAGGTTCTGGTCCGGATCGCGCGGGGCCTGAACTGCCCAGTTGAAGAACTCGAAGGAGCCGAAGGAGCACACGATGAGCGAGCCCAACACCGACTCGCCGTTCATGACGACGAAGGAGCTCGCGGTCCACGTCCGTAGGTCCGTGGCCACGGTGCGCGGATGGCGCCACCGGGGCACCGGCCCCAAGGGCGTCAAGGCCGGCCGCGGTGTTCTGTACCGCCGCGACGTCGTCGAGGCGTGGCTGAAAGCGCAGGAAGACGCCGACGAGCTGGCCCGCCGCGCCGTCGCCTGATCACACAGTTCGGGGCCGCGCCCGGCTGGACCCCGGAACGCGACCCCTCGGCACACCACACCCAAACCCGAACCAGGAGTGGAGAACCGTGACCACAGCATCCCAGACCCCGGAGGCGCAGACCTCCGAGACCGCGGCCGCCGAGCGCCGCCGCGGGTCCCTGACGGCCGCCGCCGGCACCATCGCCGCAGCGATGAAGCGGGGCGCCGGGGCCCCTGCCGAAATCGCCCAGTCCCTGATGGACGTCGGGCTCCTGTTCGACCCGCAGACCGCGGCCGACATCGCGGCCGCCGCGTACGACCAGGCGCACGCCGACGACGAGGCCGAGGTCACCGAGGCCCGGCAGGCCGAAGGCGCACTGGACTGGTTCCACGCCCGCTACCGGGCGGTGCAGCACCTGGTCTTCGGGCGTCCCGACACCGACCTGATGTTCGTCCGCGAGATCCTCACCGCGCTGGAGCCCGGACGCCCGGACGACATCCCGCCGTCCCTCACCTGGGCTGGCCTGGTGATGGGCCCCTCGGGCGACACCCCGAACGAACGCACCCTCGTCCCGCTGAACACCTCCTTCGGCGCTCAGGCGTTCCTCACCCTCACCGACGAACAGCGCCTGCAACTCGGTGGCCTCCTGGTCTCGGTCCTGCACACCGCTGAGGGCTGCGAGACGCCCGGCTGCGGAATGGCGCACGAGGACCTCGACGTCTCGGACCCGTCGGTCGAGGGATGGATCCTCGTCGCCGTCGCCGGCAGCACGCTCGGTTCCCGCTGGTGGTGCTCGCCTCTGTGCGCCAACGCCGCGATGACCGCAGGCGCTGCCGACATTGCGGCCGCCGACCAGGACGCGCCGGACGAGGACGACGTGGCACGGTGCAAGCGGTGCAGCTGCACCGACAGCGCCGCGTGCGCGGGCGGCTGTGCGTGGGTGCCGAACGAGCAGGGCATCGACCTGTGCTCCGCCTGCGCCACCCCGGCCGAGCTCGCGGCGGCCGGATGGGCGGTGTCCGGTGAGTGACACCGGCGGGCACACCCCGCTGCAGACCATCGAGGCCCTGGAGGCCGCCGCGTTCCGTACGGGGCAGGCCCTGCGCCAGGTCCTGGCCGAGCACCCCGAACTGCCCATCCGCGCCCTCCACCCGTACGTCCACGTCTCCGGCTACCTCGACGAGGAGGCCACGACCAGGGCCTCGGTGGAGATCAGCACCCACGGTGTGGACGGCGTCCACGCCTGGGCCCAGGCGCTCGGCGGCGAGCCCGTGATCAGCATCCACGGCGACTCCGCCCACCCGTTCGAGCACGCGGAGCTGAAGGTGACGCTCGGCGGGACCGAGGTGCGGATTTGTGGCACGCGTCGCCTCACCGACACCGCGGCAGCGGCCCTGGACTCGGAGAAGGACCAGGCGCCCGCCGCTGGGGGTGACAGCTGATGCCGCGCCCCCGACTTCCGGAGACCAGCGAAGGACAGCGCCGGGCCCGCCTGGCCTGGAACCAAGGCCGCACGGGCAAGAGCCAGTCGGCCACCGACACGCCCATCGTCTCCAAGTGCGCGGCCGAAAACTGCGGCACCGCTGTCACCTCCCCGCGTCCGCCGACAGCGGGCATGGTGCAGGTGAGTGGCGCTGCGGATGGCGCGGCCGCGCATTGGTACTGCCCCGGCCGGTGCTCGGCGATCGCCCAGGCACGGGCGGACCTGCGCGCCGTTTCGACGCGGTCGGGCGGTGAGCCGCAGTGACCGCCGTCGGGGAGCTGGCGGCCGGCATGGCAGGGAAGAGCACCCGGGGCAGCAGCCTGCTGCCGTTGGGCGATGCCACCCTCGCCGCGCTGCTGGCCGCGCTGCTGCTGGACCGCTACGCCGCCGCCGTGTCCGCCGAGCTGGGCGAGATCGAGTTCGTACCGGACGCGATGGAGACCGGCACCCGCTTCGAGCCCGGAGGCGGCCAGGAGCTGTTCTTACGGCTGGAGTGGCTGCCCGGGCACGACGGCCTGGCCGTGCCCGCAGTGCGGGCCGAGGGCCTGACGCTGGAGTGGTCGCACATCGTCGGCTGGCTGGTCCACTCCGGCGCGGACGTGGTCGTGCCCGACGCCGCCCTGCTCGCTGACCCTCCGGTCGTCGGCCACCTGGCGATGCACGCCTCGGTGTGCGGGATCCGCTGTGGCTGCGACAAGCCCGACGGCACGGCCTGCTGGACGGGCGCCGCCCAGCTCGGCGCCGCCCTCGACTCCTACGACGAGCGCATGGGGGTGACGCCCCGATGATCTGGCTCTTCGTCACCGTGGCCGTCGTCCTGGCAGTGCTCGTCGCCCTCGGCGTCGACGACACCCGCTGGAGGCGACGCGCCCTGCCCCGGGTACGGCAGCGGCCGCCCCGGGTGCCGTACCTGCCCGAGACCGCCAGCGGCCCGTGGCAGCCGGAGTTCCACCTGAACCGCGGCCGCCGGGTCCGCGCCGCCCGCGCCCGCTACCGCTGGCCGCAGGACCCGCCCCGTATCCGCCTGCCCCGCCCGACCGAGGAGGACCGATGGACCGGACCGACGTCATCGCCGGAGTCCTGCGCCGCCCCACGCTCCGCCGCCGACTCCTCGGACACGAGCTGCGAGGCCGCCTGATCCAGGGACTCGGCCGGGGCTCCACGGTCCCGGAGTGGACCGCGACGATCCCGCAACTGGCCGAGGACCTCGACACCGCGGTGACGGCCGCCGACGCAGCCGCGGCCGCCATCACGGCGGCCAGCGCGGGGGCCGGTCACGCCCTGGTCGTCGAGCAGCGCGGCATCGACCTGGTCGGCACCTGCCAGTGCGGCCGCCCCCTGGGGCGCATCCGCCCCGGCAGCCCGCTCGACGCCCTCGCCGTCCCGTGGATCACCCACACCACCGACGCGCTCGCCGCGTCCGCCATCCGCGCCACCGCCTGACCGCCCACCCCGAACCCCGGGCGGGCGGGACGTGACCTGAACCGTCCCGCCCACCCGGCCACCACGACCGAGGACACCGCACCATGCACCGACCTGTCGTACACCGCCGCGACCCGCGACTGGAGATCCTCACCGAAGGCATCGAGGACGTCATCCCCCGCGCCACGCCGGCGTACCTGACCGTCACGGTCACCGAGACGCTGCCCGGCACCGCCAACCCCGACGGCACACCCCACACGAACACCTGGACCGGCCGCCCCGCGGACCTGGCCCAGCACCAGTTCACCCGCCTGTACGGGCGGCCGCGGTCCCAGGAGCCGCGGTCCCCGCTGGCGCAGGCCGAGGACGCCAAGCGCCGCCGCGACCTCGGCGGCGAGATCGGCGCGCTCATGTCGGCCGGGAACGCGCTGGAATCCGCGCCCTGGTATCCGTGCCGCCGCGGCGACGTCGTCCTGCTCGCCTACCCGGCCGCCGGCGACTTCCCCGCCCACGGGGAGACGTACGTGATCGACGACGCCGGTGACGGCCTGATGAGCATGAAGCTCGTCGCCCACTCCAGCCCGCTCG
It includes:
- a CDS encoding Fpg/Nei family DNA glycosylase; this translates as MPEGDTVWQTAKRLHGALAGKVLTSSDFRVPKYATVDLTGRRVLNTIPRGKHLLTRVEGGLTLHTHLRMEGSWKVYGDGERWKGGPAHQIRVILGTEDRTAVGYRLQVMELMRTAEEERVVRHLGPDLLGPDWNPELALTNLLADPTRPLGEALLDQRNLAGIGNVYKSELCFLLGVTPWLPVGALPADRTAKLPGLAQKLLEVNRDRVVRQTTGLRHQDLFVYGRAPRPCLRCHTSIRVADQGDGSQERPTYWCPSCQQGPAPAPGSPQRWRERYRRTTN
- a CDS encoding SDR family NAD(P)-dependent oxidoreductase; translated protein: MAVKAYDLTGRTAFVTGAASGIGRACAVLLALAGATVHGADRDAQGLHETATLIEDQGGTSHTHHLDVTDRGQVRRAVESCERLDVMAAVAGIMHSSPVLETRDEDLDRVLDVNFKGVLYACQEAARLMLAQGTGGSIVTMASGAVDTGGPGLLCYGVAKAAVVQLTKTLATEVGRHGIRVNAVAPGWIRTPMTDRHDPGAQAHTEALMARMSPLGRVGAPEDIAHAVLHLASDASAFTTGQILRPNGGVAMPW
- a CDS encoding tyrosine-type recombinase/integrase; translation: MGYVVDRWHLSTPPKGAAECGEHKGKVAAKAHGKGKRWQARYNGPDGAERTSLHRTKPEAEKEITKQEASKLDGSWIDPDRGKTKIEQVVFDIWLPATNTIERTKREYRGVMNRYLIPEWAGREVRSIRPSEAGAWQNLLTSKYELGGATPNRVSRLVRSVFRMAVIDRMIPVSPFDGIKAPTLVEPHIDPPDVSTVRLIIKEAHRDRWAVMAQLDALTGMRSGEIRGLRVDNLRLLNQALDVHQQLVYEPGKGYYLDKLKTGAGRRTLPLNKAAIDLLAWYLSKYPPPAQGEWAGLVFTMPGGTPIGESTLDWAFKAMCTKAKARRYRWHDLRHHYASVLIAGGENPKVVSRRLGHTDVAFTMRIYAHLFAEAEEQTRSVLDAAWAEPGETDGSGGEISQPTGRNPEPVSRERALVQVNP
- a CDS encoding helix-turn-helix domain-containing protein — translated: MTMTQDPDAWGRLGRALRAARERQGLTQDELAQRAGVSTKSVQDAEAGRVPKRRMPYTLAPIAKALGWPSGAVDAVLAGAEPPGGWQDVRVEVTDDQVEAVISNAMVRALDNVTSAEIRKATKIALDDLRRRGLLRESS
- a CDS encoding helix-turn-helix domain-containing protein, encoding MQVDGPRIRRRRERNGQGLRAFASAVGVSPSHLSRIERGERAPQPEVLVRIARGLNCPVEELEGAEGAHDERAQHRLAVHDDEGARGPRP
- a CDS encoding helix-turn-helix transcriptional regulator; protein product: MSEPNTDSPFMTTKELAVHVRRSVATVRGWRHRGTGPKGVKAGRGVLYRRDVVEAWLKAQEDADELARRAVA